The Papaver somniferum cultivar HN1 chromosome 3, ASM357369v1, whole genome shotgun sequence genome includes a region encoding these proteins:
- the LOC113356775 gene encoding 4-coumarate--CoA ligase-like 5 isoform X2: METIISSTRDSESGFCSLTGIYYSKWESPNIPTTPSLSLPSFLLSQLSPRHLKKPAYIDSVSGKSLTYQELRSLSIGIASTLRSSFGIKKGDIVLVVSSNSIHFPLLILSIMSMGAIFTTANPLYSTQELHCQIQDSNPVLVFTTHEFKSKFDGMILKNRVLLVEEFMYNLLVNTPTKSSSSIPSNIKLDDIAALMYSSGTTGKSKAVVCSHRNLVSMGGLLRHVWKTEGGGDDGSNDVYMCVVPLFHMFGLSMMVCGVLAARSTAVLVKKYSVEEMLSGIERYNVTRLPVAPPVVVQMVRFQNKMSKYNLKSLKEVICSGAPLGNEHIERFCKIYPEINLTQCYGLTETNGPITLCDGRSRTTTREITASSVGRLIPSMEAKIIHVKTGKPLPPFSPGELCVRGVPVTQGYFKNAEATLLAIDKDGWLHTGDLCFMDKFGFVHIVDRIKELIKYKAYQVAPAELEEILSGHPEIIDAAVTS, from the exons ATGGAAACAATAATCTCATCCACAAGGGATAGTGAGAGTGGCTTTTGTTCATTAACAGGTATCTACTACAGCAAATGGGAGTCACCAAACATTCCTACAACTCCGTCTCTTTCCCTCCCTTCATTTCTTCTCTCCCAACTCTCCCCTCGACACTTGAAAAAACCAGCTTATATAGACTCGGTCTCTGGTAAGTCCCTCACTTACCAAGAGCTTCGATCACTCTCAATTGGCATAGCCAGCACTCTACGTTCTTCTTTCGGTATTAAAAAAGGCGATATTGTTCTTGTGGTTTCCTCAAATTCCATTCATTTCCCTCTACTAATTCTTTCCATAATGTCAATGGGAGCAATTTTTACCACAGCTAATCCATTATACAGCACACAAGAATTACACTGTCAAATTCAAGACTCAAATCCTGTACTAGTATTTACAACCCACGAGTTTAAGTCGAAATTTGACGGTATGATATTAAAGAACCGTGTCCTGTTAGTTGAAGAATTCATGTACAACTTGTTAGTAAACACACCTACTAAATCATCCAGCAGCATTCCTAGCAATATCAAATTAGATGATATTGCTGCTTTAATGTACTCTTCGGGAACAACCGGGAAGAGCAAAGCAGTGGTTTGCTCACACCGGAACTTGGTTTCCATGGGTGGCTTACTAAGACACGTTTGGAAAACTGAAGGAGGTGGTGATGACGGATCAAACGACGTTTACATGTGTGTTGTACCATTGTTTCACATGTTTGGGTTATCCATGATGGTCTGTGGGGTACTAGCTGCTAGATCAACAGCCGTGCTTGTTAAAAAGTATTCCGTTGAGGAGATGCTCAGCGGTATTGAGAGGTACAACGTAACGAGGCTTCCGGTAGCTCCACCAGTGGTGGTTCAGATGGTGAGGTTTCAAAACAAGATGAGTAAGTATAACTTGAAATCTCTTAAAGAGGTGATCTGTTCAGGGGCACCCTTAGGGAACGAACACATTGAAAGATTTTGCAAGATCTATCCCGAGATAAACCTAACTCAG TGTTATGGGTTAACCGAAACAAATGGGCCCATCACTCTCTGCGATGGCAGGAGCAGGACCACTACTAGGGAAATTACAGCATCATCAGTTGGAAGGCTTATTCCATCTATGGAAGCTAAGATCATCCACGTCAAAACTGGTAAACCCTTGCCACCTTTCAGCCCTGGAGAACTTTGTGTCAGAGGTGTCCCTGTAACCCAAG GTTACTTTAAAAATGCTGAGGCAACATTATTGGCAATAGACAAAGATGGATGGTTGCATACTGGAGATTTATGCTTCATGGACAAGTTCGGTTTCGTCCATATTGTTGATAGAATTAAAGAACTCATCAAGTACAAAGCCTATCAA GTTGCACCGGCAGAACTCGAGGAAATCCTATCGGGTCACCCTGAGATTATTGATGCAGCTGTGACATC